Below is a genomic region from Desulfobacter sp..
ATGATAACCTGCGCAAAAAATACGGCCAACAGATTATCGGGGTGGATTCAAATCTGTCCCAGGTGGCCTATCACCTGGACAAAGGACGGAATGTCATCCACGGGGATGCTGAAGACTGTGATTTCTGGCAGCGGGGATTTGAAGGGGGCTTCAACATCTCTCTGGTTCTGCTAACCATGCCCCATGCGGCCAATCTGGCCGGGGCCAGGCAGATCTCCGAATTTTCCCACGCCACCACCCTGGCAGCCACCGCAACCTTTGATGATGAAATTGATCCTTTAAAAATAGCCGGGGTGGACCAGGTATTTAACATTTATTCCGAGGCCGGGGCCGGTTTTTCAAACCATATCAGCCAAATTGCAGATGACCTGAAAAAACAACCCAGGTCTAAAGCAGACCATGGAAGGGCTGCCGACGCTTTGATTTGACTGCAACCGCCCGGAATTTTTATTCTTGTTGATAAAAAAACTTGCTTTTTATCCGAAAAAACGGCAGGATACGCACTGCTTTTGAACCACGGGACCCATTCCTGTGGTTTTTTTATTTTATTTACAAGGAACAATACCACCAATGATCACTGCAAACAACGTCACCCTGGCCTATGGCAAACGGGTGCTTTTCAAAGACGTTAATATCATGTTTAAACCCGGCAACTGCTATGGCCTTATCGGTGCCAACGGCGCGGGAAAATCCACCTTTTTAAAAATTCTTGCCGGAAATATCGAGTCAGACTCAGGCAATGTGTCTGTGGGTCCCAAAGAAAGAATTGCCGTACTTCGCCAGGACCATTTTGCCTTTGACGAAAACAGGGTGCTGGACACAGTGATCATGGGGCATAAAGCGCTATACACCATCATGGCTGAACGGGAAACCCTCTATGCCAAGCCTGATTTTTCAGATGAGGACGGTATCCGGTCCGGAGAGCTTGAACTTGAGTTTGAGGAGATGAACGGGTATGAAGCAGAATCCGATGCCGCCGTTCTCCTGAAGAATCTGGGAATTGCCGAAGAGCTTCACACCAAAAACATGAAGGAACTGGAAGGAGGGGAAAAAGTGCGGGTTCTCCTTGCCCAGGCTCTGTTCGGCAACCCGGATGTGCTCCTGCTGGATGAGCCCACCAACAACCTGGACATCACCTCCATTGCCTGGCTCCAGGAATTTTTATTCCGGTTTAAGAACACAGTAATCGTGGTCTCCCATGACCGGCATTTCATGAACCAGGTCTGCACCCATATTGCCGACATCGATTTTGGCCAGATCGCCGTGTATGTGGGCAACTATGATTTCTGGTACCAGGCAAGCCAGCTGAACCTCAAGCAGAAACAGGCTGACAACAAGCGGGTTACGGACCGGGCAAATGAGCTCAAATCCTTTATCCAGCGGTTCTCTTCCAATGCCTCCAAGTCCAAGCAGGCCACTTCCAGGAAAA
It encodes:
- a CDS encoding ATP-binding cassette domain-containing protein; amino-acid sequence: MITANNVTLAYGKRVLFKDVNIMFKPGNCYGLIGANGAGKSTFLKILAGNIESDSGNVSVGPKERIAVLRQDHFAFDENRVLDTVIMGHKALYTIMAERETLYAKPDFSDEDGIRSGELELEFEEMNGYEAESDAAVLLKNLGIAEELHTKNMKELEGGEKVRVLLAQALFGNPDVLLLDEPTNNLDITSIAWLQEFLFRFKNTVIVVSHDRHFMNQVCTHIADIDFGQIAVYVGNYDFWYQASQLNLKQKQADNKRVTDRANELKSFIQRFSSNASKSKQATSRKKLLKKLTIEDMPVSSRKYPFISFTPERSCGNIILEVENLTKTIDGEKVLNNVSFTVNNGDKIAFMGANSLAKTTLFQIIAGEMEPDSGSYRWGTTITQSYFPNEHSQFFTKDLTLINWLLQYAPPKEGESFARTFLGRMLFSGDEATKKTGILSGGEKVRCMLSRMMLAQSNVLILDEPTNHLDLESITALNNSLVKFKEVVLFTSHDHEFINTVVNRIIELTPHGVIDRLMTFDEYLDSKEVAKTRETMGKKAA